A genome region from Pseudoalteromonas tetraodonis includes the following:
- a CDS encoding NAD(P)H-dependent flavin oxidoreductase — protein sequence MVQSLFNIDLPLIQAPMAGVQNVELAASVCEAGGLGSLPCAMLSPAQLVEQLDLLTQKTDKPFNLNFFCHSVTDYTSQQKQQWHNMLSPYFAEYEIDPQSLTAGASRQPINQAVVDIIAPYKPAVVSFHFGLPKHAIVAQIKSWGTKVISTATTLDEAIWLSENGADAVIAQGLEAGGHRGHFLSMDLSLQQTTEQLVKRCVEYLSLPIIAAGGIATADDVKHMKALGASGVQVGSAYLLCKEAKTSALHQQAILEQAQDSTALTTLFSGRAARGIQNRVMLELGTMPEGVPSFPHASSAITALRTCAEKAGQSDFSPLWCGQKYVPRVGVSAADITHILMEKW from the coding sequence ATGGTACAGTCATTGTTTAATATCGATTTACCTCTTATTCAAGCGCCTATGGCGGGCGTACAAAACGTTGAATTGGCTGCAAGCGTTTGTGAAGCTGGCGGGCTAGGGTCGTTGCCTTGTGCTATGTTATCGCCAGCACAGTTAGTTGAACAGCTCGACTTACTTACTCAAAAAACAGATAAACCATTTAATCTAAACTTTTTTTGTCACTCGGTTACTGATTACACCAGCCAACAAAAGCAGCAATGGCATAATATGCTGAGCCCTTATTTTGCAGAGTATGAAATTGACCCGCAAAGTTTAACCGCAGGGGCATCCCGTCAGCCTATAAACCAAGCCGTTGTTGATATTATTGCACCCTATAAACCGGCAGTTGTGAGTTTTCATTTTGGTTTACCTAAGCACGCTATTGTGGCGCAAATAAAAAGCTGGGGCACTAAAGTAATTTCAACGGCGACCACTTTAGATGAAGCTATTTGGCTCAGTGAAAATGGCGCTGATGCTGTTATTGCTCAGGGTTTAGAAGCTGGAGGGCATCGAGGGCATTTTTTATCAATGGATTTAAGCTTGCAACAAACCACTGAGCAGTTAGTTAAGCGTTGTGTTGAGTATTTATCATTACCGATTATTGCTGCAGGAGGTATTGCAACGGCAGATGATGTAAAGCATATGAAAGCGCTGGGAGCCAGTGGAGTTCAAGTTGGTAGCGCTTATTTATTATGTAAAGAGGCAAAAACATCTGCTTTACATCAGCAAGCTATTTTAGAGCAGGCTCAAGATAGCACCGCACTAACTACTTTGTTTTCAGGTCGAGCCGCGCGGGGTATTCAAAACCGCGTCATGCTCGAGTTAGGTACTATGCCTGAGGGCGTGCCTTCGTTTCCTCACGCTAGTAGCGCAATAACTGCATTAAGAACATGCGCTGAAAAAGCAGGCCAAAGTGATTTTTCGCCTTTATGGTGTGGTCAAAAGTATGTGCCTCGGGTGGGGGTATCAGCTGCGGATATTACGCATATTTTAATGGAAAAATGGTAA
- a CDS encoding Crp/Fnr family transcriptional regulator, protein MSDNPLLSLGDSYEVLINKLKTQLAGIYPQQLVARNTVLLPQGDVQRYGYLIVEGVLGAIHDDIDGGQKCKEFYFKNEFALLFANWMTSSPAFYQLKVINEASVIKVPLTLFEQAQYQLIKQQLIAQQLIFKEAKEAFLLLNSPEQRYCYLLKHKPHWLAQLSLSQVAMYIGISAISLSRIRKRLNLS, encoded by the coding sequence ATGTCTGATAACCCACTTTTATCGCTTGGCGATAGTTATGAAGTGCTTATAAATAAGCTTAAAACACAATTGGCAGGTATTTACCCTCAACAGCTTGTCGCGCGCAATACCGTGTTATTGCCCCAAGGCGATGTACAGCGTTATGGCTATTTAATTGTGGAGGGGGTTTTAGGTGCTATTCATGATGATATTGATGGCGGGCAAAAATGCAAAGAGTTTTATTTTAAAAATGAGTTTGCATTGCTGTTTGCCAATTGGATGACCTCAAGCCCCGCTTTTTACCAATTAAAAGTAATTAATGAGGCAAGTGTAATTAAAGTACCGCTGACACTATTTGAGCAAGCACAGTACCAACTCATTAAGCAGCAACTCATTGCGCAGCAACTAATATTTAAAGAAGCCAAAGAAGCATTTTTATTACTCAACAGCCCCGAGCAGCGATACTGTTACTTGCTTAAACATAAACCGCATTGGTTGGCGCAGTTAAGCTTAAGCCAAGTGGCTATGTATATAGGTATTTCGGCCATTTCGTTATCTCGAATTCGTAAGCGACTTAACTTAAGTTAA
- a CDS encoding YgjV family protein: protein MFLIAQSLVAVATLLDLASFQFKSRRIILCCLFTSVLLTSVHFFILGYNSAGCLMLIAALRYFYCIYFKHTWAMFGFMAVSCLAVYLTWQDWFSGFALVATLIQTIASFQNRDLHLRLCMVVGTSFWITHNIFAGSPVAIIMESLFLSSNLFGLYRFYISKKVLLNLK, encoded by the coding sequence ATGTTTTTAATTGCCCAATCATTGGTTGCCGTCGCGACTTTACTCGACTTAGCTTCATTTCAGTTTAAGTCCCGACGCATTATTTTATGTTGTTTATTTACCTCTGTGTTATTAACCTCAGTCCACTTTTTTATTTTGGGTTATAACAGTGCTGGCTGCTTAATGCTTATTGCCGCGTTACGTTATTTTTACTGCATATACTTTAAGCATACTTGGGCCATGTTTGGATTTATGGCAGTGAGTTGTTTAGCCGTTTATTTAACATGGCAAGATTGGTTTAGTGGCTTTGCGCTGGTGGCGACATTAATACAAACCATTGCTTCATTTCAAAATAGAGACTTGCACTTGAGGTTATGTATGGTGGTGGGAACCTCTTTTTGGATAACGCATAATATTTTTGCTGGCTCCCCTGTGGCAATAATTATGGAAAGCCTATTTTTAAGTAGTAACTTATTTGGTTTATATCGATTTTATATTAGTAAAAAAGTCTTGCTGAACCTCAAGTAG
- a CDS encoding NUDIX hydrolase gives MRLLKTTIHPTINITHGRQFTRPTARAIVFKQQYILLMYTQRYDDFSLPGGGVDLHESIEQGLIRELNEETGAQNIKICSEFGLYEEYRPWYKDDFDIIHIKSYCYVCEINEQLGQAQLEHYEQQNGMQAKWVNIFEAIAHNERTLANSDKQGLSIIRETFLLKEIAKQFF, from the coding sequence ATGCGCCTATTAAAAACCACTATTCACCCCACTATTAATATTACTCATGGTCGTCAGTTTACTCGCCCTACTGCTCGCGCAATTGTATTTAAACAGCAGTACATTTTATTAATGTACACTCAGCGCTATGACGATTTTAGTTTACCCGGTGGTGGCGTAGACTTACACGAAAGCATTGAACAAGGACTTATCAGAGAGCTTAATGAAGAAACTGGCGCGCAAAATATAAAAATCTGCAGTGAGTTTGGCCTCTATGAAGAATATCGTCCTTGGTACAAAGATGACTTTGATATTATTCATATAAAGTCATACTGTTATGTATGCGAAATTAACGAACAACTCGGCCAAGCACAGCTTGAGCACTATGAGCAACAAAATGGTATGCAAGCTAAATGGGTAAATATTTTTGAGGCGATAGCTCACAACGAACGCACATTAGCTAATAGCGATAAACAAGGATTGTCGATTATTCGAGAAACCTTTTTATTAAAAGAAATTGCCAAACAGTTCTTTTAA
- a CDS encoding sigma-54-dependent transcriptional regulator: MLNILLVDDDIEFSDVICHIVEFLGHNIQTATSLEEAHQWFENNSFDHVLLDFMLPDGSGLHLLDHLKMIGQSPKVTLISGHPSVKGILADMCEPNVTHLLKPLQREDLELVLNGPKKTVKKAKKNAITHHFDTLIGESEAMQKLYTMIERVAKTQANVMLVGESGAGKEVVAQAIHNASQCEGPLVASNCGALSKELIGSELFGHEKGAFTGAIARKEGVFEQANDGTLFLDEVTEMPIGMQPNLLRVLETKKVTRVGGNREIPTNCRVISATNRSLTDLAQNNILREDIYFRLAVFPIDIPPLRERKDDIPLLAKVFLEQLNDENGTAFSWTNEQLKELQTYDWPGNVRELRHAIHRAFIMSDPQTSDVALPDNLESPFSRVNNQAQENQVSAGQTIEEVEKELIHATLDKVQGNKTLAAQMLGISTKTLYNRLNAYGGIGEYK; encoded by the coding sequence ATGTTAAATATACTTTTAGTTGATGACGACATCGAATTTAGTGATGTTATTTGTCATATTGTTGAGTTTCTTGGGCATAATATTCAAACTGCAACCAGTTTAGAAGAAGCGCATCAGTGGTTTGAGAATAATTCCTTTGATCATGTATTACTGGATTTCATGTTACCCGATGGTAGCGGCTTGCACTTATTAGACCATTTAAAAATGATTGGTCAATCTCCTAAAGTCACTCTTATTTCAGGGCACCCATCGGTTAAGGGGATTTTAGCCGATATGTGTGAGCCCAATGTAACGCATTTACTAAAGCCGCTGCAGCGAGAAGATTTAGAACTGGTTTTAAATGGTCCTAAAAAAACTGTTAAAAAAGCTAAGAAAAACGCTATCACCCATCATTTTGATACCTTAATTGGTGAATCTGAGGCAATGCAAAAGCTCTATACTATGATAGAACGTGTTGCTAAAACACAGGCTAACGTAATGTTAGTAGGTGAAAGTGGTGCCGGTAAAGAAGTGGTTGCACAAGCGATTCATAATGCCAGTCAATGCGAAGGACCTTTAGTTGCTAGCAACTGTGGCGCCCTTTCAAAAGAGCTTATTGGCAGTGAATTATTTGGTCATGAAAAAGGTGCCTTTACAGGGGCGATAGCCCGCAAAGAGGGCGTGTTTGAACAGGCAAATGATGGCACCTTATTTTTAGATGAAGTCACTGAAATGCCCATTGGCATGCAGCCTAATTTATTGCGCGTATTAGAAACAAAAAAAGTAACAAGGGTAGGTGGCAACCGAGAAATTCCAACTAACTGCCGTGTTATTTCAGCGACTAATCGCTCCCTTACCGATTTAGCGCAGAATAATATTTTACGTGAAGATATTTACTTTAGGCTTGCCGTATTTCCTATTGATATACCGCCATTACGTGAACGAAAAGACGATATTCCATTATTGGCAAAAGTCTTTTTAGAGCAGTTAAATGACGAAAATGGCACTGCTTTTAGCTGGACGAACGAGCAACTTAAAGAGCTGCAAACGTACGACTGGCCAGGTAATGTACGTGAACTTCGTCATGCAATTCATCGCGCTTTTATTATGAGCGATCCACAAACAAGCGATGTGGCACTGCCTGATAACCTAGAGTCACCTTTTTCACGAGTAAATAATCAAGCTCAGGAAAATCAGGTTTCTGCAGGACAAACCATTGAAGAAGTTGAAAAAGAGCTTATTCATGCAACACTCGATAAAGTACAAGGTAATAAAACATTGGCTGCACAAATGTTAGGTATAAGTACTAAAACGCTTTATAACCGCCTTAACGCATATGGTGGCATTGGCGAATATAAATAA
- a CDS encoding sensor histidine kinase yields MIKRKQQGKANVVWALFISIILCIIVGNAFLAVNTIQGLTRTQQSLDNTNMLSTAIEQLHLSVVQAESGQRGYLLTQTDDYLVPYYDAIAQIKSQTNHVSALHSEIDGQAERIAQLLLLVEAKIAELKKTVKLALNDKEKRALVILNSHEGRDLYREIRQRVNDIQERELLFKVSHFSKLAQIKKEAKITFGITAVTSALLILGMFLLARLNLKNAAEYRAELEMQNETLASKVTERTQELTLYSDELSRSNRELEEFAFVASHDLQEPLRKIQAFSDRLESMFKDELGEKGTDYIARMKNAAQRMSNLINDLLEFSRVTTRGKDFTDTNLNSILNDILSDLEIAINESNAQVITVDMPIIQADPSQMHQLFLNLISNAVKFRAPNVNPVIDISFERISEFSEDHNSKVSWHVITVKDNGIGFSAEYADKIFVPFQRLHGRSQYKGTGIGLSVCRRIVERHGGTITAISTPNEGATFIIKLPVDAELFTLQGEA; encoded by the coding sequence ATGATTAAACGCAAACAGCAAGGCAAAGCAAATGTAGTATGGGCGTTATTTATCTCCATAATACTATGCATTATTGTAGGTAATGCATTTTTAGCGGTTAATACCATACAAGGCTTAACGCGTACTCAGCAAAGTTTAGATAACACTAATATGTTAAGCACGGCGATAGAGCAATTGCACCTTTCGGTAGTGCAAGCTGAGTCGGGGCAGCGTGGGTATTTATTAACTCAAACGGATGATTATTTAGTGCCTTACTACGATGCTATCGCACAAATAAAGTCTCAAACGAACCATGTGAGCGCCTTACATTCTGAAATTGACGGGCAGGCTGAGCGTATTGCACAGCTGTTACTCTTGGTTGAAGCTAAAATAGCTGAGCTTAAAAAAACGGTTAAATTAGCATTAAATGATAAAGAAAAACGCGCTTTAGTAATACTGAACTCACATGAAGGGCGAGACCTATATAGAGAGATCCGTCAGCGAGTTAATGATATACAAGAACGTGAATTGCTGTTTAAAGTCAGTCACTTTTCGAAATTAGCACAAATTAAGAAAGAAGCTAAAATCACTTTTGGTATTACTGCAGTGACCAGCGCATTATTGATTTTGGGTATGTTTTTATTGGCTAGACTTAATTTAAAAAATGCGGCCGAGTATCGTGCTGAGCTTGAAATGCAAAACGAAACCTTAGCCAGTAAAGTGACCGAACGTACCCAAGAACTTACGTTATATTCTGATGAGTTAAGTCGCAGTAACCGAGAGTTAGAAGAGTTTGCTTTTGTTGCCAGTCATGACTTGCAAGAGCCGCTAAGAAAAATCCAAGCATTTAGTGATCGGCTTGAAAGCATGTTTAAAGACGAGTTGGGTGAAAAGGGAACTGACTACATTGCCCGCATGAAAAATGCCGCACAGCGCATGTCTAATTTAATTAATGATTTATTAGAGTTCTCTCGAGTAACAACTCGAGGTAAAGATTTTACCGACACCAATCTAAATAGCATACTTAATGATATTTTAAGCGATTTAGAAATAGCCATTAATGAGTCTAATGCGCAAGTGATAACGGTTGATATGCCAATCATTCAGGCTGATCCGAGTCAAATGCATCAGCTGTTTTTAAACTTAATTTCAAATGCAGTGAAGTTTAGAGCGCCTAACGTAAATCCTGTTATTGATATTAGCTTTGAACGAATTAGCGAGTTTAGTGAAGACCATAATAGTAAAGTAAGTTGGCATGTTATTACTGTAAAAGATAATGGTATCGGCTTTTCAGCTGAGTATGCAGATAAAATATTTGTGCCATTTCAGCGTTTACATGGACGTTCTCAATATAAAGGAACCGGCATTGGATTATCTGTGTGTCGCAGAATTGTAGAGCGACATGGCGGAACTATTACAGCAATAAGCACCCCTAATGAAGGCGCAACCTTCATTATTAAACTACCTGTGGATGCAGAGTTATTCACATTACAAGGAGAGGCATAA
- a CDS encoding response regulator, protein MPLTNVKPITILMADDDEDDRLLTQDALAESRVLNELHFVEDGVELLEYLERKGKFEDKTLSPRPGLILLDLNMPRMDGREALQAIKANPNLKGIPVVILTTSKQEEDMVKGYDLGAASYITKPVTFDGLVELMKTLGKYWVEFVELPSTFND, encoded by the coding sequence ATGCCATTAACAAACGTAAAACCCATTACCATTTTAATGGCAGACGATGATGAAGATGATCGTTTATTAACCCAAGATGCCCTCGCTGAAAGTCGCGTTTTAAATGAATTACACTTTGTTGAAGACGGTGTAGAGCTTTTAGAGTATTTAGAGCGTAAAGGGAAGTTTGAAGATAAAACCCTGTCACCAAGACCTGGCTTGATTTTACTCGACTTAAACATGCCGAGAATGGATGGACGTGAAGCACTTCAAGCGATCAAAGCCAACCCTAATTTAAAAGGTATTCCCGTTGTTATTTTAACTACTTCAAAGCAAGAAGAGGATATGGTTAAAGGTTACGATTTAGGTGCGGCGTCATATATTACCAAGCCAGTAACTTTTGATGGTTTAGTTGAGTTGATGAAAACGTTAGGTAAATACTGGGTTGAATTTGTAGAGCTACCAAGCACGTTTAACGATTAA